The following proteins are encoded in a genomic region of Alnus glutinosa chromosome 8, dhAlnGlut1.1, whole genome shotgun sequence:
- the LOC133875925 gene encoding uncharacterized protein LOC133875925 has translation MTGEEAAGPAGPKLLRLIYFVGAGFICTAAINKWRELERKAMLPKQQGNQLPENSANAVQKAVD, from the exons ATGACGGGAGAAGAAGCCGCGGGCCCTGCAGGCCCGAAGCTCCTCCGTCTGATATATTTCGTTGGCGCTGGAT TCATTTGCACGGCTGCAATTAACAAGTGGCGGGAACTGGAGCGAAAAGCAATGCTGCCGAAACAGCAGGGGAACCAATTGCCTGAGAATTCAGCAAACGCGGTGCAAAAGGCCGTCGATTAG